A window of the Miscanthus floridulus cultivar M001 chromosome 14, ASM1932011v1, whole genome shotgun sequence genome harbors these coding sequences:
- the LOC136504097 gene encoding L-type lectin-domain containing receptor kinase IX.1-like: MVVTGVPVTGTVGFLAWLGLCRQYHLQRRKGRTAAKKKSAGALTYLRGEAVEVIELEQGTTGPRRFSYEELAAATNNFADERKLGEGGFGSVYRGFLEDLNLDVAIKRVSKTSPQGWNEFMSEVRIISRLRHRNLVLLVGWCYGDCDCDDLLLVYELMRNGSVDGHLYNPNKKLTWRVRYQIVLGLGSALLYLHQDTELRVVHRDVKPSNVMLDASFTAKLGDFGLARVIEDGRRSRTTAAAGTTGYVDPECLNTGRTSVESDVYSFGVVLLEVACGRCPVVTLPNGSTVHLVQRVWDLHEAGRVLEAADQRLDGEYSVQEMERVLDVGLWCAHPDRSQRPDIRHALNVLRFDAPLPILPSKFPAVAAHVQPVANALFDSATSSCGAPVISAGIELV, from the coding sequence ATGGTGGTAACCGGCGTGCCCGTCACCGGCACAGTGGGGTTCTTGGCCTGGCTCGGTCTATGCCGTCAGTACCACTTGCAACGGCGCAAAGGCAGAACGGCGGCCAAGAAGAAATCCGCCGGAGCACTGACGTATTTACGAGGTGAAGCTGTGGAAGTCATCGAGCTGGAGCAAGGGACGACTGGACCAAGGAGATTCTCCTACGAAgagctcgccgccgccaccaaCAACTTCGCCGACGAGAGGAAACTAGGAGAAGGTGGCTTCGGATCGGTGTACCGTGGGTTCTTAGAGGACCTGAACCTGGACGTGGCCATCAAGAGGGTCTCCAAGACTTCTCCGCAGGGCTGGAACGAGTTCATGTCGGAGGTGAGGATCATCAGCCGTCTCCGGCACCGGAACCTCGTGCTGCTTGTCGGCTGGTGCTACGGTGACTGCGATTGCGACGACCTCCTGCTCGTCTACGAGCTGATGCGCAACGGCAGCGTGGATGGCCACCTCTACAACCCAAACAAGAAGCTGACGTGGAGGGTGAGGTATCAGATCGTGCTCGGGCTCGGCTCGGCGCTTCTGTACCTGCACCAGGATACGGAGCTGCGCGTCGTGCACCGCGACGTCAAGCCAAGCAACGTGATGCTGGACGCGTCGTTCACCGCCAAGCTCGGCGACTTTGGGCTGGCGAGGGTGATCGAGGACGGCCGGAGGTCACGGACGACGGCAGCGGCGGGCACGACGGGGTATGTGGACCCGGAGTGCCTGAACACCGGCAGGACGAGCGTGGAGTccgacgtgtacagcttcggcgtcGTGCTCCTCGAGGTAGCCTGCGGCCGGTGCCCCGTGGTAACGCTGCCGAACGGGAGCACGGTCCACCTGGTGCAGAGGGTCTGGGACCTCCACGAAGCCGGGAGGGTTTTGGAGGCCGCGGACCAACGGTTGGACGGGGAGTACAGTGTCCAGGAGATGGAGCGCGTGCTCGACGTCGGGCTCTGGTGCGCGCACCCGGACCGGAGCCAGAGGCCGGACATCAGGCACGCCCTCAATGTGCTGCGGTTCGACGCGCCGCTGCCGATCCTTCCGTCCAAGTTTCCGGCCGTCGCAGCACACGTTCAGCCTGTAGCCAATGCGTTGTTTGATTCTGCAACCAGCAGCTGCGGCGCACCTGTAATCAGTGCGGGCATTGAGCTGGTTTGA
- the LOC136504099 gene encoding BTB/POZ and MATH domain-containing protein 4-like, with the protein MSSSLSRRLVSGSVTVARRANGSHLHRMDGYSLLEQAIKTGSAVTSSAFSVGGRKWELLLYPNGIDADHRGSVSADLKLADEGLREATATYRVSILDYASNPAHSRTVGPCCFEGRSYIGSSWRTKDEAGELMKKTSVDKLVAAEELRRSAPFLLRNDRLNVLCDVSVVEKDSKRRNKWFIGLDRAFNCFSY; encoded by the coding sequence ATGTCGTCGTCGTTGTCTCGGCGTCTCGTCTCCGGCTCCGTCACCGTCGCGCGGCGGGCGAACGGCAGCCACCTGCACCGGATGGACGGCTACTCGCTTCTCGAGCAGGCGATCAAAACCGGCAGCGCGGTCACCTCCAGCGCCTTCTCGGTCGGCGGCCGCAAGTGGGAGCTCCTCCTCTACCCCAACGGGATCGACGCCGACCACCGCGGGTCCGTGTCCGCCGACCTCAAGCTCGCGGACGAAGGTTTGCGGGAGGCCACGGCCACGTACCGCGTGAGCATCCTCGACTACGCCAGCAACCCGGCGCACAGCCGCACCGTCGGGCCGTGCTGCTTCGAGGGACGGAGCTACATCGGGTCGTCGTGGAGGACGAAGGACGAGGCGGGGGAGCTCATGAAGAAGACGAGCGTCGACAAGCTGGTGGCGGCGGAGGAGCTGCGGAGGTCGGCGCCGTTCCTGCTCCGGAACGACCGCCTCAACGTGCTGTGCGACGTCTCCGTGGTGGAGAAGGACAGTAAGCGTCGCAACAAGTGGTTTATTGGACTCGACCGCGCCTTCAATTGCTTCAGTTATTAA